The window GATAACAATCTCGTCGACTTTATGTTTTTTCGGCACTAATCACCTCAATTTTATCTGCCATACCACGCCCAATCATTACGCGTGCACCAGTTTTTGCGTCTTCGATTAATAAGGGACCACGAAATGGCGCGGCTTTTACAACCCTAATCATGCTGCCTTTATAAAAACCCAATGCATGCATACGGTTGGTTATTGCCGCACCACCTAATATGGCTCTAATTTCAACTAAGGCTCCAACTGCCGAATTTAACAAAGTCATTTTACTGCTGCTCCATTATTGCTGCACTTTGAGCAGATCCCAATAAGCTCTAAAAAATGACGCTCAAGGGTAAACCCATACTCTTTTGCTACTGCATCTTGCAAAATATCTATTGCGGGATAGCTAAACTCAATGCGCTTTTTACAGCACGAACAAACTAAATGGTCATGATGTTTTTTACCCCAAATACG of the Deltaproteobacteria bacterium genome contains:
- a CDS encoding ferrous iron transport protein A, yielding MTLLNSAVGALVEIRAILGGAAITNRMHALGFYKGSMIRVVKAAPFRGPLLIEDAKTGARVMIGRGMADKIEVISAEKT